From the genome of Chloroflexaceae bacterium:
CAGGTCAGCAGCCTGCTGCAACTCTCTTCGTATCTGGTCGCCGTGCTGGACCCGCAGGAAATCCAGACCGGTCTGGTAGCGCGCGTGATCAAGGCGCTGCCTTCGGTGCAGGCGGCTATTCTGTGGTTCAACCACAATGGCCGCCTGCGTCCCTGTTCCTTCGCAGGACTGCCGCTAGAGCCACAAACCGCGCAGTTGCTGGCCGCCTCCTCGCTGCGTTCCGGCGAGGGCATCGCCGGGCTGGCCTTCCAGCGTCTGGAGCCGCAGTTCGTCGAGACGCCTCTGGGCTATCGCGCCACTGTCGAGCAGGTCGTGTCCACCTCCAGCAATGCCGTCCTGTTTCAACAACTGGGAGAACAATTGCCGCGCAATCTAACCGTTGTCGCGGTGCCCCTGCGCGTGGGCGCTGAGACGCTCGGCGTGCTGGAACTGCTCAACCTTGGCACTACGAGCGAGACAACCTGGCGGCCTCTGGAGCGTGCCGATCTCCCGATGCTGCAAACCTTCGCCAACCTGGTCGCGTCGGCGCTGAAGAATGCGCAACTGTACGCCGAGGCCCAGCGCAACGAGCAGCGCCTGAAAGCCTTTGACGCCGTGGTCACCGCGATTTCCACGGCTGCCGACCTCGATGACCTGGTACGCAGCGTGCTTGATGTGGTAGTGAATCTGCTGCCCGGTACATGTGGCGCGCTGCTGCTGCGTGAACCGGCCCTCGACCGGCTCGACCTCGCCGCGCAGCAGGGCCTGCCGGCGGATTGTGTTGAAGCGCTCAGGAGCCTGCCCGTGGCCGAGGCGCCATTTGCCGAAGTGGTCCACTACGGGCAGCCGATGCAGCGGCCCCTGCTCGAGGAGCGCGGCGAAGGGGTTTTTCTCCGCCATGGTCTGAACTCCTGCGCCTACTTCCCCTTACTGGCGGGCGGTACAGTGGCGGGGGTGCTGGCCCTGTACAGTGACTGTGACCTGAGCCGGCACGCCGATAAGGAGATGCTGATGCCGATCTGCAACCAGGTCGGCTTCGCCATCGCCAATGTGCGTCTCTACGCCGACAGCCAGAGCGAGCGGCGCAAACTCAACACGGTTATCGCCTCCATCGCCGAAGGGGTGCTGCTCTGCGATGCGCGCGGCCGCCTGACCATGGCCAACGACGCCGCGCTCACGTTGCTCCGCCTCGACTCGCCGCCCTTCGAACAACCCCTCGCCGAGATGCCCGATTTTTACCGCATGCGCGATATGGAGGGCCGGCCCCTGCGCCTCGACCAACTGCCCTTCGCGCGGGCGCTCG
Proteins encoded in this window:
- a CDS encoding ATP-binding protein is translated as MTERQPTRRRERQAREAKASSTPQRSAPPPATTDQVSSLLQLSSYLVAVLDPQEIQTGLVARVIKALPSVQAAILWFNHNGRLRPCSFAGLPLEPQTAQLLAASSLRSGEGIAGLAFQRLEPQFVETPLGYRATVEQVVSTSSNAVLFQQLGEQLPRNLTVVAVPLRVGAETLGVLELLNLGTTSETTWRPLERADLPMLQTFANLVASALKNAQLYAEAQRNEQRLKAFDAVVTAISTAADLDDLVRSVLDVVVNLLPGTCGALLLREPALDRLDLAAQQGLPADCVEALRSLPVAEAPFAEVVHYGQPMQRPLLEERGEGVFLRHGLNSCAYFPLLAGGTVAGVLALYSDCDLSRHADKEMLMPICNQVGFAIANVRLYADSQSERRKLNTVIASIAEGVLLCDARGRLTMANDAALTLLRLDSPPFEQPLAEMPDFYRMRDMEGRPLRLDQLPFARALAGEVFQDYRLILRGASGDETVMSFSGAPTRADDGTIEGAVVVFRDVTASQKLERAKDEFLAVAAHELRSPLAAVRSYADLLLRREQQRSEADPRDLHGLTILSQQVTHMLRMVDNLLDVSRIDAGQLDLQIQRVNLLNLATQVLDQQRPAAGNRTLVLLHDAEDLFVECDSLRIRQVLTNLIGNAIKYSPPESEITVSLRLLDPESEEARALGGPGVLVRVTNQGAGIPPEQQARLFQRYYRGRNSRAEGLGLGLYLSRQFVQMHGGRIWVESVKDAGSSFVFTLPLHQKPDREAPASQNSG